One Rhodospirillaceae bacterium genomic window, TCCCAGAATGATAACCATCGATACCATTCCGATGATCGGGGTCTCGAAAATCTCCATCGCCGGTCGGAGCGAGATGAAAGTAATTGAAATACCGGCCAACGTTCCAAGCAAAGCCGCGCGCGGTGTCAGTTTGCGGATGGTCGGTGCGATAAAGGCCCCTGCAAACAGCACGATGCCCTCGACAAAGACCCAGGCCAATCCGGCTTCCCAGCCCTTGATCGGGTCTTTGGTTTGGATCGTGATGGGCAGCATAATGACAAAAACGACGATGAACATGTGCGGCACGCTAGGGCCCGACGGCAGCGCCGTGACGTCGTCCCGTCCGGTTTCATTGGCAAGCCTTTTAGCCATCCAGGCGTAATACATGTTCCCCAAAAACAGCATCAGGCCGACGGCTGGTAAGATATGACCGAATAGAACGGCATCGGGTATTTTGATCACAAATTTCAAAAGTCCCGTCAGAACCAGTAGGTTCACGAGAACGTTGGTGCCGAGCCCAAAGAACGCATTCAGGTCTCCCGCCACCCACAAAGGTGTTTTGCTGCTCATAATGACTTTCCCCTTAGATTAATAGCCCTACATAAACTTCGATTTTCTCGAATTGTTAGACGCCAAGCGCCGCGATCACATTCTCCGAACCTGTAACCCATCCGAATATTCCCCCCTGCGCCTTGATCATTTCAATGCCGATGCGCTGGAACTCCGGAAAATACGATCCCACGCAGTCCTCCAACACGACGCATTCGTAGCCACGGTCGTTTGCTTCGCGGACCGTCGTGTGGACACAGACTTCCGTCGTGACGCCACAGACGATAAGCGTTCGAATTCCTTTGTTCTTGAGGACCGACTCCAAATCGGTTTCATAAAACGCACCCTTGCCCGGCTTGTCGATAACCGGTTCTCCGTCGACGGGGGCAAGTTCGGGAACAATGTCGTGGCCCGGTTCGCCGCGAATAAGAATGCGTCCCATTGGGCCGTCATCGCCGATGCCGGTTTCAAGATTCCCCCGCGCTAGCTTAGAAGGCGGTGCGTCGGTTAAGTCCGCACGGTGGCCTTCGCGGGTGTGAACGATCAAAAGTCCCGCGCGCCGGGCAGCGTCCAGGACCGCCTTGCAGGGCTCGATGGTTCGCCTCAGCAGCGACACGTCATTGCCCAGCAATTCCCCAAATCCGCCCGGTT contains:
- a CDS encoding cysteine hydrolase; the encoded protein is MNSTQVIAAAPYPLTFETAHTAALFIDMQRDFLEPGGFGELLGNDVSLLRRTIEPCKAVLDAARRAGLLIVHTREGHRADLTDAPPSKLARGNLETGIGDDGPMGRILIRGEPGHDIVPELAPVDGEPVIDKPGKGAFYETDLESVLKNKGIRTLIVCGVTTEVCVHTTVREANDRGYECVVLEDCVGSYFPEFQRIGIEMIKAQGGIFGWVTGSENVIAALGV